In the genome of Neodiprion pinetum isolate iyNeoPine1 chromosome 2, iyNeoPine1.2, whole genome shotgun sequence, one region contains:
- the Pfrx gene encoding 6-phosphofructo-2-kinase/fructose-2,6-bisphosphatase 1 isoform X2, producing MSKPAIEMHYTPPTSDTIQTKPFPIRGERSNYVNKPHVIAMVGLPARGKTYISKKLCRYLNWIGINTKVFNLGEYRRHATTAYQCHEFFRPDNIKAMAIRTQCAIDALNDVCQWLENGDGEVAVFDATNSTIERRRMIHDIVVRKMGFKLFFVESVCNDPEIVEQNIMEVKVSSPDYTDMNKEAVLADFMMRIEHYQEKYNPLDESCEVDLSFMKIYNTGEKVLVHKHEGHIQSRIVYYLMNIHIVPRTIYLTRHGESIMNLEGRIGGNSALSSRGHEYSNALAQFIAQQDIQGLRVWTSWLQRTIQTATGVQAPQERWKALNEIDAGICEEMTYEEIAEKYPTDFAARDQNKFSYRYPRGESYEDLVARLEPVIMELERQGNVLVVTHQAVLRCLLAYFLDKSSDELPYLSVPLHTIMKLTPVAYGCKVEHIRLPIDAVDTHRPKPKN from the exons atgTCCAAGCCCGCAATTGAGATGCATTACACACCGCCGACTTCGGACACTATTCAGACAAAGCCCTTTCCTATCAGAG GGGAACGTTCAAATTACGTGAACAAGCCACACGTAATAGCCATGGTTGGGCTGCCGGCACGGGGTAAAACTTATATATCGAAAAAGCTGTGCCGATACTTGAATTGGATCGGTATAAATACGAAAGTATTTAATTTGGGGGAATACCGGAGGCATGCGACAACGGCATATCAATGTCACGAGTTTTTCAGACCTGACAATATCAAAGCGATGGCGATAAGAACGCAATGTGCCATCGACGCATTGAACGACGTTTGCCAATGGTTGGAAAACGGCGACGGCGAAGTCGCGGTTTTCGACGCAACGAATTCGACCATCGAGAGGAGAAGGATGATACACGACATTGTCGTTAGGAAAATGGgtttcaaattgtttttcgtCGAGTCTGTTTGCAACGATCCCGAAATCGTTGAACAAAATATAATGGAG GTAAAAGTAAGCAGTCCTGATTACACCGACATGAACAAGGAAGCCGTATTGGCTGACTTTATGATGCGGATAGAACATTACCAAGAGAAGTATAACCCGTTGGATGAGAGCTGCGAAGTCGACCTGTcgtttatgaaaatttacaacacGGGAGAAAAGGTTCTGGTCCACAAACACGAGGGACACATTCAGAGCAGAATAGTTTATTACttaatgaatatacatattgtGCCTCGAACTATATACTTGACCAGACACGGTGAAAGTATTATGAATCTTGAAGGAAGAATAGGTGGTAATTCTGCTCTCAGCTCTAGAGGACACGAATACAGCAACGCGCTAGCTCAATTCATCGCGCAGCAGGATATACAGGGTTTGAGGGTTTGGACCAGCTGGCTTCAGAGGACTATACAAACCGCGACTGGAGTCCAAGCTCCACAAGAACGGTGGAAAGCTTTGAATGAAATCGATGCG GGAATTTGTGAGGAAATGACCTATGAAGAAATAGCTGAGAAATATCCAACTGATTTTGCGGCAAGGGaccaaaataaattttcatacagGTACCCCAGAGGTGAAAGTTACGAGGATTTAGTTGCTCGACTAGAGCCAGTCATTATGGAATTGGAACGTCAGGGTAATGTTCTCGTTGTGACTCATCAGGCTGTGCTACGATGTTTGCTTGCCTATTTTCTGGATAAAAGTTCAG acGAGTTACCATACTTGAGTGTTCCACTACACACTATTATGAAGCTAACACCTGTGGCTTACGGATGCAAAGTTGAGCACATCAGGTTGCCGATAGATGCAGTGGATACTCATCGGCCAAAACCAAAG AATTGA
- the Pfrx gene encoding 6-phosphofructo-2-kinase/fructose-2,6-bisphosphatase 1 isoform X1 yields MSKPAIEMHYTPPTSDTIQTKPFPIRGERSNYVNKPHVIAMVGLPARGKTYISKKLCRYLNWIGINTKVFNLGEYRRHATTAYQCHEFFRPDNIKAMAIRTQCAIDALNDVCQWLENGDGEVAVFDATNSTIERRRMIHDIVVRKMGFKLFFVESVCNDPEIVEQNIMEVKVSSPDYTDMNKEAVLADFMMRIEHYQEKYNPLDESCEVDLSFMKIYNTGEKVLVHKHEGHIQSRIVYYLMNIHIVPRTIYLTRHGESIMNLEGRIGGNSALSSRGHEYSNALAQFIAQQDIQGLRVWTSWLQRTIQTATGVQAPQERWKALNEIDAGICEEMTYEEIAEKYPTDFAARDQNKFSYRYPRGESYEDLVARLEPVIMELERQGNVLVVTHQAVLRCLLAYFLDKSSDELPYLSVPLHTIMKLTPVAYGCKVEHIRLPIDAVDTHRPKPKVHGYLEERFRNRAQKLLT; encoded by the exons atgTCCAAGCCCGCAATTGAGATGCATTACACACCGCCGACTTCGGACACTATTCAGACAAAGCCCTTTCCTATCAGAG GGGAACGTTCAAATTACGTGAACAAGCCACACGTAATAGCCATGGTTGGGCTGCCGGCACGGGGTAAAACTTATATATCGAAAAAGCTGTGCCGATACTTGAATTGGATCGGTATAAATACGAAAGTATTTAATTTGGGGGAATACCGGAGGCATGCGACAACGGCATATCAATGTCACGAGTTTTTCAGACCTGACAATATCAAAGCGATGGCGATAAGAACGCAATGTGCCATCGACGCATTGAACGACGTTTGCCAATGGTTGGAAAACGGCGACGGCGAAGTCGCGGTTTTCGACGCAACGAATTCGACCATCGAGAGGAGAAGGATGATACACGACATTGTCGTTAGGAAAATGGgtttcaaattgtttttcgtCGAGTCTGTTTGCAACGATCCCGAAATCGTTGAACAAAATATAATGGAG GTAAAAGTAAGCAGTCCTGATTACACCGACATGAACAAGGAAGCCGTATTGGCTGACTTTATGATGCGGATAGAACATTACCAAGAGAAGTATAACCCGTTGGATGAGAGCTGCGAAGTCGACCTGTcgtttatgaaaatttacaacacGGGAGAAAAGGTTCTGGTCCACAAACACGAGGGACACATTCAGAGCAGAATAGTTTATTACttaatgaatatacatattgtGCCTCGAACTATATACTTGACCAGACACGGTGAAAGTATTATGAATCTTGAAGGAAGAATAGGTGGTAATTCTGCTCTCAGCTCTAGAGGACACGAATACAGCAACGCGCTAGCTCAATTCATCGCGCAGCAGGATATACAGGGTTTGAGGGTTTGGACCAGCTGGCTTCAGAGGACTATACAAACCGCGACTGGAGTCCAAGCTCCACAAGAACGGTGGAAAGCTTTGAATGAAATCGATGCG GGAATTTGTGAGGAAATGACCTATGAAGAAATAGCTGAGAAATATCCAACTGATTTTGCGGCAAGGGaccaaaataaattttcatacagGTACCCCAGAGGTGAAAGTTACGAGGATTTAGTTGCTCGACTAGAGCCAGTCATTATGGAATTGGAACGTCAGGGTAATGTTCTCGTTGTGACTCATCAGGCTGTGCTACGATGTTTGCTTGCCTATTTTCTGGATAAAAGTTCAG acGAGTTACCATACTTGAGTGTTCCACTACACACTATTATGAAGCTAACACCTGTGGCTTACGGATGCAAAGTTGAGCACATCAGGTTGCCGATAGATGCAGTGGATACTCATCGGCCAAAACCAAAG gtaCATGGATACTTGGAGGAACGCTTTAGAAACAGAGCACAGAAACTGCTGACGTGA
- the LOC124211990 gene encoding probable serine hydrolase produces the protein MLSQIYSRKIIQHVAAGARNFYRNSYNSNQDATEVEIPVPWGKIAGKWWGPKDRQPILAFHGWQDNAATFDTLIPLLPKGTSVFAVDMPGHGYSSWSPAGIPYSLMNTVLLVRRIVKFYDWRKIKFMGHSMGSMVVFLYAAYFPQEIDFGIGIDLVKPPSIDVNKYSKVITQHAEEILRIEARKTDPPTYSDEEIMHKWIKGTNYSIDEAACRLLMKRGVKEVARDEFIFSKDPRLITYTSFDSGYTHDHILKLAERIICPYRLIKASDSPFYQDKELVLETVEKMSTNSSDFTYTVVPGKHHLHLTHPERVTEILNPFLEKHNN, from the exons ATGCTGTCGCAAATTTATTCGAGGAAAATCATCCAACACGTGGCAGCCGGTGCAAGAAACTTTTACAGGAACTCGTACAATTCAAATCAAGATGCAACGGAAGTTGAGATCCCCGTACCGTGGGGCAAGATAGCTG GTAAATGGTGGGGGCCAAAGGACCGGCAGCCAATTTTGGCGTTTCACGGATGGCAGGATAACGCAGCAACGTTCGATACGTTGATCCCGTTGCTACCCAAGGGAACTTCTGTATTTGCGGTAGACATGCCCGGTCACGGATATTCATCTTGGTCACCAGCAGGGATACCATATTCATTGATGAACACTGTCTTGCTAGTTAGAAGGATAGTCAAATTTTATGAttggaggaaaataaaattcatggGTCACTCGATGGGCAGCATGGTCGTGTTTTTGTACGCAGCGTATTTCCCTCAAGAAATCGACTTTGGCATCGGTATTGACCTCGTGAAGCCACCCTCTATAGATGTCAACAAATATAGCAAAGTAATCACCCAGCATGCAGAAGAGATCCTTAGAATAGAAGCGAGAAAAACGGACCCACCTACTTACAGTGACGAAGAAATTATGCACAAATGGATAAAGGGGACAAATTATTCTATAGACGAGGCAGCTTGCAGGCTGCTTATGAAACGAGGAGTTAAAGAAGTTGCAAGGGACGAATTTATATTCAGTAAAGATCCAAGGCTGATCACATATACTTCTTTTGACTCCGGCTACACCCATGACCACATCTTAAAACTAGCCGAACGAATCATTTGCCCATACAGGCTGATTAAAGCTTCAGATTCGCCCTTTTATCAGGATAAGGAGCTGGTACTTGAAACTGTTGAGAAAATGAGTACAAATAGTTCAGACTTTACCTATACTGTAGTGCCTGGTAAACACCATTTACATTTAACTCACCCTGAAAGAGTGACCGAAATACTCAATCCATTTTTAGAAAAGCATAATAACTAG